The genomic interval AGCCTCCACTATCTTCGTTGTTCTAGAGTGTTCACAGGCACCACCCATGGGCTTCACCCTCAGCAGCTCATTGATTCCCCCCAGCACCATCCAAGGCAGGCTTccctttacagaggaggaaacaggcagGGACAGGGGCTTCTTGGGTACACACAGCTGATCCTGGAAAACTTGGGCAGTGACTGTTGGTGCCTGCAGTGACCGGCCTTGTAGGGTCTGACTTGCAGCCAACTCTCAAGGCAAGGCCAGGCCCCAGCCCGGCTCCTTCAACAAGCAAGATTTGAAAGCTGACGCCCCCCAGAAGGCAGACCTGGAAGAGGAGCCCCTACTTCACAACAGCAAGCTAGACAAGGTTCCTGGGGTGCAAGGCCAGGCCAGGTAAGGCTTGGGTGTTCCTGGGGTGCAAGGGCAGGCCAAGTAAGGTTTGCCTGCACCCGAAGGGCCCCATGACTGCATTTACGAGGCTCACGCCCTGCAGTCAGCCAGCTGCTCTGCCCCTAGCTCCAGGGGCCTGTCTCCAGGACTCATGACAGTGGATGACGGCCACGCTCTACCCATCAGTGGGCgctgtcttcctccctcccccggTGGTCCTGCAGAGTACCTGTGCCGACCTGAGCCCACAAGGGGGGCCAGTAGAAGGCCCTAAAACACTTTCTCAGAGGAAAGTTTGTTCTTACCAAGAAAAGTGAGTTGCGTTCCTACTGTCCCTTGGCCACAGCCTGCCTTTGGAGGGCACTAGGCCAGCAGGACAGAGCAGGACCAGGTTCTGATGATCCCTGAGTTTCTGGGACCGCCCTGGGATGCTAGAGTGCACACTTTCAGCAGCGCAAGCAGCAGGACAGGCTCCTACATCTCTGCGAATCCCGAGACCAGGTCTGGAACAAGATGCCCCACTGGGTGTGGGGTCACGACCAAGAGCAGCCTGGCAGCTAGCTGGTTACCCACTGAAGCCCATCTGACCCTTAGGGCACCTTCAGAGGGGAGAAAGGGGCAGGGGAGAAAGGGGCAGGCCGCAGTCCCAGAGACCCCCACCTGGTGCCCAGAGCACCTTGCTGACTGGGAGGAGGGACCCAGGCCCTCTTCCCCACATGGGCCTGGACGCTGCCTGGGGAGGTATCCTGGGTGAGTGGTTACACACCTGGGCAGGTCAGCTCTGGCTGCTGCAGTGACAGTTTCAGAAAGGAGAAAGCAGAGGCCTCTAACGCAGGAGCGGCCTGTATGGGGAGCAGCCAGCACCAGGGCAGGCAGATGATGGGGGCGGGGGCACACCCCCCAATGACCCTGCCCCTTCACCTGCGAAAACCCACTACACTGAAGCAGTGCGAAGTGCTCATCCGCGAGCTGTGGAACACCAACCTCCTGCAGACCCAGGAGGTGAGGCCCTGGGTGCTAGGGTTGGCCCTGTGCAGTCTGCCGCCACTGCAGGCCCCACCacgcccctgcccctgcctttcAGCTGCAGCACCTCAGGTCCCTCCTGGAAGGGAGCCAGAGGCCCCAGGCGGCCCCAGAGGAGGCTGGGTGTAGCTTTCCCAGGTGAGTGCCTGGTGCACCCCTGCCCCATCCCTGGGCACCTGTCCACAGCTCACTGCTGACTCTTCCTTCACGGCGGGACCAGGAAGTCATGCATTTTCCTAAGGTCTCCACGAAGGGCCTCTCGAAGAAATGGTGAGTCCCATGGGCATGGGGACAGTGGGgcagccctgcagcctgggccccagggagggagtggggaagggatgGTGGCGGCGCAGAAGCAGAGCACGCGGAGGCCTCTCTAGGTCCCGGTGAGGGCCATGCAGGCCCCACTCGGACACCACTCCACTCCCAGGGATGCCCACAGTGACCGTCCCTCTACCCGCCCCCAGCCTGCTTCTGAGCCCACCTGTGGCGCAGCGTGCCATCCTGCCTGCCCTGAAGCAGACCCCGAAGAACAACTTTGCCGAGAGGCAGAAGAGGCTGCAAGCAATGCAGAAACGGCGCCTGCACTGCTCAGTGCTTTGAGCCACCCACATCTGGTCAGTGGCAGGCCCACCAACCTGCCGCTGGAGACTGGTTCTCTATAGCATTTCCTGATACTTCCACTACTTTTAGGCCTGGCTAAATTCCAAGATAGATGACACTTAAAATAGATAAAGTACTTGATCTCTAAACTAACAAACcgtttattttctgttattttgctaTTTAGCATTTACATAAAAAGCACATGATGAAGTAGGTATCGCTTTACCTgttgaaactgaaaataaagctCGTTTATTTCCAAGCTGTGTGCCTGGTTCCTCACTGGCTATCAGGCGTCGTGTCCCTTCCCATTCCCAGCCCCTGGCTCCTAGCCCAGCCCCTGCTGTCTGcagagacctgcctgggcagccCAGTCTTGCTCATCCCGGGACCTGCCAGCGGCCCTGGGAGAGGCACATTGGCAGAGCTGTGCACATCCTCCCTGGAGGCAGGAGGGCTTTTCTGCTGCCCTGGCTGGGCTGGAGCTGCGTTCCAAACACATGATCACTCTGGGTCTCCTGCCCAGACTACACGCTCCTGGGGGCAAGAGGCTGTCCTCTCCTGCCCTGACACAGCACCGCAAAGAGGTCCAGCCAGGCTGGCCCTCCTCTTTGGAGGGCCGTCTCCAGAATGGTGTGGACATGCCCGCACCACCCGTTCCACCACAGCACAGCCATGTCCACTGTCGggggtggggtggccagcttAGTGCCCACCCTCACCCAGCCACACAGTCTTCCCAAGCCCATGGCCCCACTTCCCTGGCATTAATCtcagcctctccctgcttcagggAGCAGGAACTTTGCCAGGAAGCTGGGGGATGAACCAGGCCAAGGAATGGGATGGTGTGTTAGAAAGGACAGCTGAGGCCCGGGGCCAGAGTGGACAGTGCCAGCCCCAAGGCTGACAGCATCCTAACAGGACAGCAGGCCCAGGTTCACGGAGAGGGGGACACAATGACAACTCCTGACAAACACAGGAATAACAAGATTATAACAATCACAGATGATGGGGTAGTACACATAAAAAGGGAGGACCTCTTATCACCAAAGGGCTGCTGGCCGGTGCCGAGGTTAGCGGGCAACACAGGGAGGCACTCACCGTATGGGGGCCCTGCCCACTGCCAGGCTCTCTCTGGGTGGTGCAGCGCGTGGTGTTCTGAGGACGCGGGTCCTGAGGGCCTCGCTCTTCATCCTTCACAATAGGGACACGGCCCTTACACAAGTGGCACAGGGGTGCTGGCAGCACGATCCCTGATGCCCCTGCTCCCTGGGGGCCCCACAGTGCTCAGCAGGAATGCCACAAGGGCTGAAGCCCAGCTGCTGGCAGGGAGCTGGCAGCAGCCATCGGCCAGCCCTCCCTCCGATAGGCAGCCTGTGCCCTGGACTCAGGGGCTTCCCCAGGGGTGCCCCACTTGCCCAAAGCAGCACAGCCTGAACCCCAAACTCTGAGCAGAGAATCCCATGTGTGTTTGAAGGTTTCCTATGTCCTCTGTGTTCTCCTACAGAAAGGAGCAGGGGTGTGTCGAGCACACACAAGACGCTCTAACACCCTGATGCTGCTGAGACAGACCCGGACCCTGGACAGGCCGCGGTGAGAGGAGCCCGAGGACGGTGGCTGGGGACCGTGTCCGGCTTTGTGGAGGAAGTCACATGGAACGCCTTCTCCAAGAAGACGGCCATCGCCCTGCAGGCAGCCCGCTCCACTGCGCCCGTCTCAGTCTGCGCAAGTGTGGGATTTCATTTGGCAGCTCCCCAAGgcagaagagaaaaggaggaaagttAACCTAACTCCAGGCTCTCCATGGAGGCCAACACCTAGAAGTGTCTGACAGGAGGCATGTGTCCTTGGCCCCGATGAGGCTGCGGGCCATCCCTGCAGTCCTGGCTAGGCAGCCGGGAGGCAGGCCTGGTGGATGCTCCGGGCACAGGTGTTGAGCAAGGTGGTAACCGAGTGCTTGTCCAGGAGCTGTGGCAGCCTGGAGGTCACGCAGCGGTGCACCGACCTGAGGAAGGGGTTGGTGCCTGCAACAGAAGAGTGGGCATGAGCCTGAGGCAGTCGGCACCGCACCCAGGCCCTGCACACCAGGACTGGCTGAAGCACCAGAAGGAGCCCTGCACGCTGCCTGCCTGGCTGTCGGGCTCTCCTTCCAGAGCCTCATCGTCAGTGAAGAACTGAATCTGAATGGGAGTTGGAGCCCAGGGCTTTGCCTCTGACAATCTTGGGGACCCAGCCCTGGCTCTGCTGTGTGCCAGCTCTGCTGTGTGCCAGCTCTGGTCTCAGGGAGACTGATCCCTGTCAACGTGGCTCTCTGGTGCCACGTCACCTAGATGGGGCCCTGTGTGCCCAAGCTACTGGTAGGACACGTCAGCTGCGCTGAGCTCCCAAGTGGGCTCTGGGAAGAGCAGGGTCTGTCCTTGAGCCGAAGCTTTCTCACCCCTCAGCCACTGAACACAGCCACCCTGGACAGCTGACCTGACACAAGATGAAGGGGCAAAAGGACACAGGAGACAGCAGAGACCCTCTTCCTCAGGTGACCACTGGACAACCCGCTCCTGTCAGCACCGGGGCAGCCAGAAAGGGGATGGAGGGGCCTGAGCTGGGAGGGGCTGGAGTGCACAGAGGCTGTCCCTGCCGCACTGGAAGCCTGGTCTTCCCGAACGACCCCTGCCTGCCCTGAGCCCCCAGACAGCTCCTCAGGGTCTGCCCACTGTACAGCCACTGTCGGTCCATCCATAGCGGACTCTGGGCACGGCAGTTGGTGGGCACGTGGTGGCACACTTGGGAGGTCCTTGTCGTCTGCAGCACACAAGGCTGTACCTGTGACTGGACAAGCCCCGGCCTGCCCTGCCTTACAACTCCACTCCCGAACAGGACTTTTCACACCCAAGGAGGTTCTGGTGAGGCTTGTGGCAAACCCTGGAGGTCTCTCTGACTCTCAGATTTCCAAACCTGAAGCCCGGAGTGCCCCGCACTGATGGGTACCCACAGGTCCTGCCCACCACCTCCCTAGGGCCACAGGCAAGCAGAGCCGTATCTGTGTTGCGGAGGTGAGGGTTCGTGGGCTCTGGCAGTGGGGGCAGAGACATGGCCAGTCTGTCCTGGGCTCGGTGTATGTGAAGACAGGGCAGACAGCCTGCCGGAGCATGAACACAGGGTGGGGTCTGCGCATTGTGCCCTCCAGCTCAAATGGCAGAGGCCGGGGGCTGCGGTCAAGGTTTGCTAACCAGCGCCAGCCTGACGCTCCTGGACACTCGCCCAACGTGCAGATCAAGCAGACGGTGCCATTGTTGCTGCAGTGAGAAGGGTCCAGGTTTATCATGCACTTGGGGTCCAGCCTGGCCACCTCGCCTTGGAGCACGCTGGGGGTGCTCTGCCGCTGGTCGTCCTCAAGCCTATGCTTCTGGGTGCATACCACCGGGGCCTTGAGAAGGCAGCATGGTGACCACACTGGGCACATATGGCCCAGGGCTGGCCAGCTGCCCTCCACAAAGCCCAGCCCAGCTGCATGTACGTGATGAGTGGGCTGTGGATGACAGTCATGGCTGAAGTGAATGCGCAGGGAATGGCTGAAGACAGGTGAGtggatgttggccaggatggcatCCAGGAGTTGCTGGCACAGGTGCTGCTGTTTGGTCAGCGGCACCAGGGGCAGTGGGTTGGAGGCAAGATGGGCACGGTCAGCAGCCCGGGACCCGAGGGTTCCCCATTTAGGGGGCCTTCCCACCCCAGGCCCGTCCTCACTCACAGCCTGATTCCCGAGGGCTCTCTCTCAGCCTCCACCCTTGTGCAGACAATTTTGGCTGATCCTGGGTGTACAGCCTTGTCCTCCCCAGAGTCCCTGCCTCCTCTGGGCCGGGTGGCAGAGGCACCCATAGGAGCCGCAGAGGGTGACTTCTCCCATGTTCCCACCCAGCACAGCAAACCTGGCCTGGAAGAAGCCTGGTGGGCAGGGTCTCAGGTCAGGCCCAGCCCCCACCCAGCCACGCTGACCTGGAAGGACCCTCCTGCGGTGCTCCCAAGAGCTCTTGGGGGAGCCCCAGTTCCCCTAGGGGTCCCCAGCATCCCACTCACCACTGCCACGTCATTCTTGTGTTTCTCCAGGGTGATGTCACACTTTGGCAAGGTTTTCAGGGGACCTGCAGAGAGAGGGAACTTAGGCTGAGCTCCGTGCTGGAGGGCTGGGAGACATGGCTGGTCTCAGGCTCGGATCTGCGATCCCAACCAGCGCCACTGGGGCTTGGCCCTCAGAAACCTCTGCAGGAGCTCCCTTCAGCTGACCAGCTGTTCCCAGACCCAGAGTCTAGGCAGGCGGCCCTCACCCTCAGGAGCTGCCCATCCCTGTTGGCAGTGAGGCAAGGGGTCAAGAGAAGGGACAGTGGCCAGGCCCCTGACcaggctgggaaggcctcagttGCATCTAGGCCAATCCCTGTCCCACCCAGTCCTATAACCCTAAGGATCAACTCAGGAAGGCCCGGAGGACCACCCAGTAGTGACTGGCACTCTATCCAGACAAGCAGAACAGAGAGACGCTTCTAGGTGGGGGTGCGGGGACAGCCTGAGTTTAGATGAGGGAGGTACAGGCCAATGCCCGTGCAGTTCTGAGGTGCTGCCTGAGCTCACAGCAGCCTGTGGCCAGGGGCCCCGCCTTCCACCTGCTTCTCACCGGCACCGTCTTGTTTCATTTTCACGACAGCACACACGGGCTGCAAATGGGGTAATGAGATGCAGCTGCCCACAGTCACTGGGAAGTCAGGGGCAGAACTCCAGGTCAGGTTCAGGCCCATCACAGCCAGCTCATGGTCAGGCCACTGCAAGCTGGGCCCCCAGCTACTGGCTGGACGAGGCCTGGCTGTGATGGGCCAGCATGAGGGCCACAGCGTGGTCAGGAGTAGGGCAAAGGCTGGGCACTGGCCAAGATGAAGCCTGGACTCAAAGCCCCAGCACACACAAGAGTGGAGCCTTGGAGGCCTCTGTCCAGGGCCCAAAGAGCTGCCTGGTGCCTTTGCTAAACCCACATCGCCACCAAGTGCCCGTCCACAGCTGGGCCACCCCTGCCCTTGGGGACCGTCCCTGGGCTGTGGGCAAAGCTCACAGCTTAGAGGGGTCTGTCACAATGTCTAGATGGCTCTTCATCGTGCTCAGGTCCTTTTTTCTGTCTGGGACAGCAGAGGGGACACTAAGACACGAGCCCAGTGGCATCCCCAGGGCGCTGGCCCCCACCCCGGCCGCAGCCCACCGTCGTTCTTGTCGATCTTGTTGACCACGCGGTGCGGGGGATTGATGCGCTTGGACAGCTGCTTCAGCGTGTCCAGGTACTGCTGCTCCGCGCCCGGCTCGAGCCGGCTGGACTCATGACAGAGGTCACTGCAGGACTATGGGCAGGTGAGGCCACAGCCCTAGACCCTCAGTTTGGGCTGTGAGGGCCCCAGAGCTCGCACACCCGGTATAAGCTGAGGCCTCGTAAAGGTGAGGGGTGACCTTAGCACCTCAACCCGCCAGGCCGTGTACAGCTCACATTATGGAGCTGTGGGTCCCGGGCCCGACTTACCGGGCCCGACTTACCAGGCCCGGGTAAAAGTCTAGGGGAGGGGACACTGGAGTTCTGTGCGGTTGGTGCTGTGGTGTGGGACTGGGCAGGAAGTTACGGGGGACGGAGAAGGGCTGGAGCTGCAGCCAAGCGGGAGAAATATGGGTGCCGGGCCCAGGCAGGACAGCCACCGAACTCACTGTGCAACAAACCACAGTGGTGACCACTCCCCATCCTCCTTCCC from Rhinopithecus roxellana isolate Shanxi Qingling chromosome 6, ASM756505v1, whole genome shotgun sequence carries:
- the LOC104666480 gene encoding LOW QUALITY PROTEIN: coiled-coil domain-containing protein 74B-like (The sequence of the model RefSeq protein was modified relative to this genomic sequence to represent the inferred CDS: deleted 1 base in 1 codon); amino-acid sequence: MSVAGVVAGTRPPSSPTPGSRRRRQRPSVGVQSLRPQSPQLRPNDPQKRNLDLEKSLQFLQQEHSEMLAKLHEEIEHLKRENKDLHYKLIMNQTSQKKDSLSTSSFQSVKSISNSGKARPQPGSFNKQDLKADAPQKADLEEEPLLHNSKLDKVPGVQGQARKEKAEASNAGAACMGSSQHQGRQMMGAGAHPPMTLPLHLRKPTTLKQCEVLIRELWNTNLLQTQELQHLRSLLEGSQRPQAAPEEAGCSFPSSLLTLPSRRDQEVMHFPKVSTKGLSKKCLLLSPPVAQRAILPALKQTPKNNFAERQKRLQAMQKRRLHCSVL